In Candidatus Hydrogenedentota bacterium, a single window of DNA contains:
- a CDS encoding DUF89 family protein, with product MKSTLDCLECIVKQSLRAARIATTDPEVQRRILDDTASRIFGMDLDDSPAWLSMQAYDLASQHSGKHDPYRALKREQNEAALALEDSMRARICQSADPLETALHISAAGNVIDLGILHTHEIDIEKVIEEVLDQKFAVDHTAALKASLADCKDLLFLLDNAGEVVFDKLLIEELQKHTTVTAVVKGAPMINDVLMEDAEFVGLTKICDVIDNGGGFIGSPLRHVPRHFLERMAAADVIIGKGQGNYETIDDFDGNVFLILRAKCEVVAEHMGVKLNQVGLISTRQRAAGS from the coding sequence ATGAAGTCCACCCTTGATTGCCTCGAATGTATCGTTAAACAGTCTCTGCGCGCCGCCCGCATCGCCACCACCGACCCCGAAGTCCAACGACGAATTCTTGACGATACGGCGTCCCGCATTTTCGGGATGGATCTGGACGATTCTCCGGCCTGGCTCTCCATGCAGGCTTATGATCTGGCGTCGCAACATTCGGGGAAGCACGACCCCTACCGCGCGCTGAAGCGGGAGCAGAACGAGGCCGCTCTCGCCCTGGAAGATTCCATGCGCGCGCGGATATGCCAGAGCGCCGATCCGCTGGAGACGGCCCTCCATATCTCCGCGGCCGGCAATGTGATTGATCTGGGCATCCTCCACACCCATGAGATCGATATCGAGAAGGTGATTGAAGAAGTGCTGGATCAGAAGTTCGCCGTGGACCACACGGCGGCGCTGAAGGCCTCTCTTGCCGACTGCAAGGATCTGCTCTTTCTCCTCGACAACGCCGGCGAGGTCGTTTTCGACAAATTGCTGATCGAAGAGCTCCAGAAGCACACCACGGTGACGGCGGTGGTCAAGGGCGCGCCCATGATCAATGACGTGCTCATGGAGGATGCGGAGTTCGTGGGCCTGACGAAGATCTGCGACGTCATCGACAATGGCGGTGGGTTCATCGGCTCTCCCCTGCGCCACGTCCCGCGGCACTTCCTGGAGCGCATGGCCGCGGCCGATGTCATCATTGGCAAGGGCCAGGGCAACTACGAGACTATCGACGACTTCGACGGCAATGTGTTTCTGATTCTCCGGGCCAAGTGCGAGGTCGTTGCGGAGCACATGGGCGTGAAGTTGAATCAGGTGGGGCTGATCTCCACGCGACAACGCGCGGCGGGGAGCTGA
- a CDS encoding Gfo/Idh/MocA family oxidoreductase translates to MKLSRRTFAKSALAAAAPFILPSRARGDDTTPPPSERITVGVIGLGGLGMGHIGRFLQSPQSQVVAACDVHALHYRDAEWGKRSPCGRDAAKAVVEDFYAEQVRSGAYKGCDTYIDYRELCARADIDAVVIATPDHWHALITLEALSNGKDVYCEKPVTHLFREGQLVYQEVAKRKAIFQTGSQHRSNANIRRCVELVQNGHIGKLLRVEVGLPQGPSTAQGDPTITEPPEGLDYDLWCGPSEKLPYMRARHHRWWRWHRAYGGGNIMDWIGHFNDIAHWGMGTERIGPVEVDATGDWTWATFEGYNTPVDYDIQFRYANGVSTSIGNKYANGAKWIGDEGWILASPEKQEASNPALLAEDFDPGPIKAYASKSHHDNFLDGIRTRTECIAPAEVAHRSITPGHLAYVSQELGRKLNWDPEKEIIVGDEEADRLLKAVNYRAPWALDV, encoded by the coding sequence ATGAAATTGTCCCGCCGCACCTTCGCAAAATCCGCCCTGGCCGCCGCCGCGCCATTCATCCTCCCATCGCGCGCACGGGGCGACGATACCACACCGCCCCCGAGCGAACGCATCACCGTCGGCGTCATCGGTCTGGGCGGGCTGGGCATGGGGCACATCGGGCGCTTTCTCCAATCGCCCCAGTCCCAGGTAGTGGCCGCGTGCGACGTCCATGCGCTCCACTACCGCGATGCGGAGTGGGGGAAGCGCAGCCCCTGCGGGCGCGATGCGGCGAAGGCGGTGGTGGAGGATTTCTATGCGGAGCAAGTGCGCAGCGGCGCTTACAAGGGCTGCGACACGTACATCGATTATCGCGAGCTTTGCGCGCGGGCGGACATCGACGCGGTGGTCATCGCCACGCCGGATCACTGGCACGCCCTCATCACGCTGGAGGCCCTGAGCAATGGCAAGGATGTCTATTGCGAAAAGCCGGTGACCCACCTTTTCCGCGAGGGCCAATTGGTCTATCAGGAAGTGGCGAAGCGCAAGGCGATCTTCCAGACCGGCTCGCAGCACCGCTCCAATGCGAACATTCGGCGCTGTGTCGAGCTGGTGCAAAACGGGCACATCGGCAAGCTGCTCCGCGTCGAAGTGGGCCTGCCCCAGGGTCCCAGCACGGCCCAGGGCGACCCGACGATCACCGAGCCACCCGAGGGCCTGGACTACGACCTCTGGTGCGGCCCCTCGGAGAAGCTGCCCTACATGCGCGCGCGCCATCACCGCTGGTGGCGCTGGCACCGGGCCTATGGCGGCGGCAATATCATGGACTGGATCGGCCACTTCAACGACATCGCCCACTGGGGTATGGGCACGGAGCGGATCGGCCCGGTGGAAGTAGACGCCACCGGCGATTGGACCTGGGCGACCTTCGAGGGCTACAACACCCCCGTGGACTATGACATCCAGTTCCGCTATGCCAATGGCGTCTCGACCAGCATCGGCAACAAGTATGCGAACGGCGCGAAGTGGATCGGGGACGAGGGCTGGATTCTGGCCAGCCCGGAAAAACAGGAGGCCTCCAACCCGGCCCTCCTCGCTGAAGACTTCGACCCCGGTCCCATCAAGGCCTACGCCTCGAAATCTCACCACGACAATTTCCTCGACGGCATCCGCACGCGGACGGAATGCATCGCCCCGGCGGAGGTGGCCCACCGCTCGATCACGCCCGGCCACCTCGCCTATGTGTCGCAGGAACTCGGGCGCAAGCTGAACTGGGATCCCGAGAAGGAAATCATCGTGGGCGACGAGGAAGCGGACCGATTGCTCAAGGCGGTGAACTACCGTGCGCCGTGGGCGCTGGATGTCTGA